A segment of the Bacteriovorax sp. BAL6_X genome:
TTTCTCTAACTGAACGGGCACCGTACCAGAAAGTCATCTTACGTTTAGAGTTAAGTCTCTTAAGTTGGTCAAAGATGTGTGAACGCATAGGCGCCATACCAGCTCCACCACCAACGAATACCATTTCTTTATCTGTATCACGTGCAAAGAACTCTCCGAATGGACCAGAAATTGTTACTTTGTCACCTGGTTTACAGCTAAAGATATATGACGACATCTTACCTGGAGGAGTTCCTTTTGGAGCTCTTGGAGGAGGAGAAGCAATACGCACGTTAAGCATAATGATTCCCTTCTCTTCAGGATAGTTTGCCATTGAGTAAGCTCTAATCGTTTCTTCATTAACAGTTGAATTATACTGCCAAAGGTTGAAATGATCCCAGTCACCACGGTACTCTTCTTCAACATCGAAGTCCTTATAATCAATCGAAAGTCCAGCAGGTCTTTCAATTTGAATATAGCCACCTGCTCTAAATGGGACAGACTCACCTTCAGGTAGCTCAAGAACAAATTCCTTAATGAAAGTAGCAACGTTATGATTAGATCTAACCGTACATTCCCACTTTTTAACACCAAAGACAGACTCTTCAACTTCTACTTCCATATCAGTCTTAATACCAACCTGACATGCAAGTCTTAAGCCTTCACGAGCTTCTTTCTTAGAGATATGTGACATTTCAGTTTCTAGGATTTCACCGCCACCAGAATGTACGTGAACTAGACACTGACCACATGTTCCCCCACCACCACAGGCAGAAGATACGAATAATTTTTGATCAGCAAGAGCATTTAGTAGCTTTCCACCAGCTGGGATGTGAACTACTTTCTCACCGTTAATTGTTAGCTTAACGTCACCACTTGATACTAGCTTTGATTTAGCAAAAAGAATTACTAAAACTAGTGCTAGAACCACAACGGTAAACATTAAAACACCAAGAATAATTGCATTCATAATATTTCCTTTTTATTACTTACCGTTACTAAAGTTGGATTCCTGAAAAACTTAGGAAACCAAGTGCCATTAGACCTACAGTGATAAAAGTAATACCAAGACCTTTTAGGCCATCTGGTACATCACTATATTTCATTTTCTCTCTAATACCTGCAAGAGCTGCAATCGCTAGGGCCCAACCAAAACCAGAACCTAGACCGAAAACAACAGACTCTCCAAAAGTATAATCTCTCTCAACCATAAATAGAGACCCACCCATAATTGCACAGTTTACAGTGATTAGAGGAAGGAAGATCCCAAGAGCGTTATAAAGAGCTGGCATATACTTATCAAGGAACATTTCTAGGATTTGTACCATCGCCGCAATAACACCGATGTAACAAATTAGACCTAGGAATGAAAGATCTGTACCTGGAATACCTGCCCATACTAGAGCGTTTTCTTTTAGTAAGTAATTGTAAAGTAGGTTGTTGATAGGGATTGTAATTGTTTGTACAACAACAACCGCAACACCAAGACCTAGAGAAGTCTTAACCTTTTTAGAAACTGCTAGGAATGTACACATACCTAGAAAGAATGCTAAGGCAAGGTTCTCAATGAATACTGCTTTAATAAATAAACTTAAATAATGTTCTAACATAATTCACCTACCCTTACATTTCTTCTACTTGATCTTTCTTCCAAGTACGTAATCCCCAGATGAAAAAACCAATTAAGAAGAATGCAGATGGTGCAAGAAGTGCCATACCATTAGTTTGGTACCAACCGCCTTCTCCAGTTGTTGCTAAAATAGATATTCCAAAAAGTTTTCCTGATCCAAGTAGCTCTCTGAAAAATCCAACAAATACTAGTACGAGTGAATAACCAATTCCGTTACCA
Coding sequences within it:
- the nqrF gene encoding NADH:ubiquinone reductase (Na(+)-transporting) subunit F gives rise to the protein MNAIILGVLMFTVVVLALVLVILFAKSKLVSSGDVKLTINGEKVVHIPAGGKLLNALADQKLFVSSACGGGGTCGQCLVHVHSGGGEILETEMSHISKKEAREGLRLACQVGIKTDMEVEVEESVFGVKKWECTVRSNHNVATFIKEFVLELPEGESVPFRAGGYIQIERPAGLSIDYKDFDVEEEYRGDWDHFNLWQYNSTVNEETIRAYSMANYPEEKGIIMLNVRIASPPPRAPKGTPPGKMSSYIFSCKPGDKVTISGPFGEFFARDTDKEMVFVGGGAGMAPMRSHIFDQLKRLNSKRKMTFWYGARSVREMFYVEDFDGLQAENDNFTWHVALSDALPEDNWTGYTGFIHQVLHDEYLANHPAPEDCEYYLCGPPIMNKCVIDMLLDLGVEREDIMLDDFGG
- the nqrE gene encoding NADH:ubiquinone reductase (Na(+)-transporting) subunit E encodes the protein MLEHYLSLFIKAVFIENLALAFFLGMCTFLAVSKKVKTSLGLGVAVVVVQTITIPINNLLYNYLLKENALVWAGIPGTDLSFLGLICYIGVIAAMVQILEMFLDKYMPALYNALGIFLPLITVNCAIMGGSLFMVERDYTFGESVVFGLGSGFGWALAIAALAGIREKMKYSDVPDGLKGLGITFITVGLMALGFLSFSGIQL